Proteins co-encoded in one Candidatus Thiodictyon syntrophicum genomic window:
- a CDS encoding DNA cytosine methyltransferase, translated as MGRPTAIELFSGCGGMSAGLLDAGYDVRLGVDHDRPSVDVFEYNHAYRGSHSLLADVAALSGHDLLSSAGIASVDLLVGGPPCQPFSIVGKRLGLADPRAQLIQEYLRLICQTNPRAVIFENVPSLISAHDGAVIDDIEAQLTSMGYRVKYGILNAADYGVPQNRKRLILVAIKGRSRFPFPPGPTHAAIPDLFHVPYVTCRDALSDLPDVEEPAAAAIPNHVRTEHTPRMTEAFARLAPGKRDPGSYHDRLHPDRPGYTLRAGSGNFSPLRPVHYLYNRVISVRESARLQGFSDSFIWPDSISRLQQYRQVGNAVPPPLARVVGAFIAYLQGWALDPDASLGNPNDRPNGLLLTPEELRDRRMRYHRGGASFGKRKAEV; from the coding sequence ATGGGTCGCCCCACTGCTATCGAGCTTTTCAGTGGCTGCGGAGGCATGAGCGCCGGGCTTCTCGACGCTGGTTATGACGTTCGTCTCGGCGTCGACCATGACCGGCCTAGTGTTGATGTATTCGAGTATAATCATGCTTATCGCGGCAGTCACTCATTACTCGCTGACGTGGCCGCACTCAGCGGTCATGACTTGCTTTCAAGCGCCGGCATTGCATCCGTGGATCTTCTTGTCGGCGGCCCCCCATGCCAGCCATTTAGTATTGTCGGAAAGCGGCTTGGTCTCGCCGATCCGCGAGCACAGCTCATACAGGAGTATCTTCGCCTGATTTGCCAGACCAACCCGCGGGCCGTGATTTTTGAGAACGTGCCTTCATTAATCAGCGCTCATGATGGTGCGGTTATCGACGACATCGAAGCTCAACTCACCAGCATGGGTTACCGAGTTAAGTACGGAATTCTCAACGCAGCCGATTACGGAGTGCCGCAGAACCGGAAAAGACTGATCCTGGTCGCTATCAAGGGACGCTCGCGGTTCCCGTTCCCACCCGGTCCCACGCACGCAGCTATTCCTGATTTATTTCATGTTCCCTACGTTACATGCCGCGACGCCCTAAGCGATCTGCCCGATGTCGAGGAGCCAGCGGCAGCAGCCATTCCTAATCACGTTCGCACGGAGCACACGCCACGGATGACCGAAGCCTTCGCGCGCCTTGCGCCAGGAAAAAGGGATCCCGGTTCCTATCATGACAGACTACATCCTGACAGACCGGGGTACACGCTTCGCGCGGGAAGTGGTAACTTCTCGCCGCTTCGACCGGTCCACTATCTCTACAACCGTGTTATATCGGTGCGGGAGAGTGCTCGCTTACAGGGCTTCTCTGATTCGTTTATTTGGCCCGATTCAATATCCCGCTTGCAGCAATACCGCCAGGTGGGAAATGCGGTGCCGCCACCGCTGGCTCGCGTTGTAGGTGCATTTATCGCTTACTTGCAGGGTTGGGCGTTGGATCCCGACGCGTCCCTTGGCAACCCCAATGACCGGCCGAACGGGCTGCTTCTCACTCCCGAAGAATTACGGGATCGCCGTATGCGGTACCATCGCGGAGGCGCAAGCTTTGGGAAACGCAAGGCCGAGGTATGA
- a CDS encoding AAA family ATPase, whose amino-acid sequence MGDLGKLDRIKVEGYKSIERLDLRLKPLNILLGANGAGKSNFIGLFRFVNQLLNKNLQFHVAQQLGADKLLFLGRKRTSALTIDLHFTPNAYSVTLAPDAAGGLLFKEEVCKFFGYSIGYSGGTKNYHLGTPGARESALPDQPHSKDASGHVVGYLRDWKVYHFHDTSESARVKQPGRIDETAALLPQADNLAAFLRALRDTPAYALIVRTIQRVAPFFLDFVLEPEPHNPRQIRLRWRHRDCDDTFDAGDFSDGTLRFICMTTLLLQPRLPTIILLAKSSRSYLGLAFPKACASAMVPHTAIP is encoded by the coding sequence ATGGGCGATCTCGGAAAGCTGGACCGAATAAAGGTCGAAGGCTACAAGTCGATCGAGCGACTCGACTTGCGCCTGAAGCCCTTGAACATCCTCCTCGGCGCCAACGGCGCCGGTAAGTCGAACTTCATCGGGCTGTTCAGGTTCGTCAACCAACTACTGAACAAGAATCTGCAATTTCATGTCGCCCAGCAGCTTGGTGCGGACAAGCTGCTCTTTCTTGGACGCAAGCGAACCAGTGCACTGACGATCGACCTGCACTTTACGCCGAACGCCTACAGTGTCACATTGGCTCCGGACGCGGCCGGAGGGCTGCTATTCAAAGAGGAAGTATGCAAATTCTTCGGCTACTCCATCGGCTATTCGGGAGGCACCAAGAATTATCACTTGGGAACTCCCGGCGCCAGAGAATCGGCACTACCCGACCAGCCGCACAGCAAAGATGCGAGCGGCCATGTCGTCGGCTACCTGCGGGATTGGAAGGTCTACCACTTCCATGACACGAGCGAATCCGCAAGAGTCAAGCAGCCCGGCCGCATCGACGAGACAGCGGCCCTCCTTCCCCAGGCGGACAACTTAGCTGCCTTTCTGCGCGCCCTGCGCGACACCCCGGCCTACGCCTTGATTGTCAGAACCATTCAACGGGTGGCGCCGTTCTTTCTCGACTTCGTTCTCGAACCAGAGCCGCACAACCCCCGGCAGATCCGGTTGCGCTGGCGGCACCGCGACTGCGACGACACCTTCGATGCCGGCGACTTCTCCGACGGCACCCTGCGTTTCATCTGTATGACCACCTTGCTGCTCCAGCCGCGGCTTCCGACGATCATCCTTCTCGCAAAGAGTTCTCGTTCATACCTCGGCCTTGCGTTTCCCAAAGCTTGCGCCTCCGCGATGGTACCGCATACGGCGATCCCGTAA
- a CDS encoding KGGVGR-motif variant AAA ATPase, with amino-acid sequence MSAGVALRDTTGRLCFFADSELDETAVKTLSDRLRLALGPYARSDRVAAGADAYGVTPILADPAALTVTAGAYRVRLLDRRLVGADWLRAPFPAAPPPPRFVFASLKGGVGRSTALAVTAADLAARGLRVLTIDLDLEAPGLGPMLLDEGTLPEFGVLDALVENGLAPLDATFLTDLVGPSGLAGGRGRIDVIPVLGRRSLSHPADVLAKIARAYVEDIGPEGQVTTLLDQIRALVDAFADPHRYDAILVDARAGLHETTAAALLGLGAEVFLFGLDEPQTYQGFEVLLSHLARFVDRAQGAPEWLDRLTLVQGKMQKTLDAAAFAERCRTLFTDVGLGPAPLRVDPELPVVGAFSDIPWDDTAPDAAVLPDEDWQPRIPLAVADDPRFRGFDPQARQDLLVERVYRPAFGQLLDQIHDTLPITIPVDSDSVLAGAPSIGVGSLRRSDAEPPENEDVG; translated from the coding sequence TTGTCCGCGGGAGTCGCTCTGCGCGACACGACCGGGCGCCTCTGCTTTTTCGCCGATTCCGAGTTGGACGAGACGGCTGTCAAGACCCTTTCGGACCGGCTTCGCCTGGCCCTCGGGCCCTATGCACGGTCGGATCGGGTCGCCGCCGGGGCTGACGCCTACGGTGTCACGCCGATCCTGGCGGACCCCGCCGCTCTGACCGTCACCGCCGGGGCCTACCGCGTCCGACTCCTGGATCGTCGGTTAGTCGGCGCCGATTGGCTGCGCGCGCCCTTTCCGGCCGCGCCGCCGCCACCGCGCTTCGTCTTCGCGAGCCTGAAGGGCGGGGTCGGCCGGTCCACGGCGCTTGCGGTCACGGCCGCGGATTTGGCCGCTCGCGGCCTGCGCGTGCTGACAATCGACCTAGACCTGGAAGCACCCGGTCTGGGGCCGATGCTCTTGGACGAGGGCACCTTGCCTGAATTCGGCGTGCTCGACGCCTTGGTGGAAAACGGGCTTGCGCCACTTGACGCGACCTTTCTGACCGATCTGGTCGGACCCTCCGGGTTGGCTGGCGGACGCGGACGGATCGATGTCATTCCAGTGCTAGGTCGGCGATCCTTGAGTCACCCCGCGGATGTGCTCGCCAAGATCGCGCGCGCCTATGTAGAAGACATCGGGCCTGAAGGTCAGGTGACCACGCTGCTCGACCAGATCCGCGCACTGGTGGATGCCTTCGCCGATCCGCACCGCTACGACGCGATCCTGGTGGACGCGCGCGCCGGGCTGCATGAGACCACCGCCGCGGCACTCCTGGGGCTCGGCGCGGAGGTGTTCTTGTTCGGTCTCGATGAACCGCAGACGTATCAGGGATTCGAGGTGCTGTTGTCCCATTTGGCGCGATTCGTCGATCGGGCGCAGGGCGCGCCTGAATGGCTCGACCGCCTCACCCTGGTCCAGGGCAAGATGCAGAAGACCCTGGATGCTGCGGCATTCGCCGAGCGTTGCCGGACCCTGTTTACTGACGTCGGACTCGGGCCAGCCCCGCTGCGGGTGGACCCGGAATTACCAGTGGTGGGCGCCTTCAGTGACATACCCTGGGACGACACGGCACCAGATGCGGCCGTGCTCCCGGACGAAGATTGGCAACCGCGGATACCGCTGGCCGTGGCCGATGACCCCCGGTTTCGCGGCTTCGACCCGCAGGCGCGACAGGATCTGCTGGTTGAGCGGGTCTATCGGCCGGCCTTCGGCCAGTTGCTGGACCAAATCCATGACACGCTGCCGATTACGATACCTGTCGATTCGGATTCGGTCCTGGCGGGCGCACCGAGCATCGGAGTCGGTTCCCTGCGGCGCTCGGACGCTGAGCCACCCGAAAATGAGGACGTGGGATGA
- a CDS encoding IS1 family transposase, translating to MNGQWTCPHCNSQNCRHHKTYQTGHNGTRLLWRCQSCNRLFSETKATLIEGLRKPTSFIIQVLKTRTEGIGLNAACRAFAIAKNTLLLWERRLADCKDVLVIYALTHTFIEQLIEGDELYTKVNRNVPPEDCEGWTIVLMERASRFIWALQCGKKDRSLFSYAIQILRDVILRTGDVTLVTDGERRYGNLLFEICHEVLRTGKRGRPPKVLRRGVKVRLKNKGKGTDRTGHSRPKYETPHPEHPETDQDVTPADIHANHLEASNASFRRKNSAYRRRTNTYAKSISGLQRTLDMLWIVHNFIRSHFTTKQVPAVALGILQQGLSWDEVLRVRQPRL from the coding sequence TTGAACGGACAATGGACATGCCCTCATTGCAATTCACAGAATTGTCGGCATCACAAGACGTATCAAACCGGTCATAACGGTACGCGTTTGCTGTGGCGATGTCAAAGTTGCAATAGGCTCTTTTCCGAGACCAAAGCCACCCTTATCGAGGGGCTCAGGAAACCGACCAGCTTCATCATTCAAGTGCTCAAAACGCGCACTGAGGGGATCGGCTTGAACGCCGCCTGCCGGGCCTTCGCGATTGCGAAGAATACGTTGCTCCTATGGGAGCGTCGCCTGGCCGATTGCAAGGATGTGCTGGTCATATATGCCCTGACGCACACCTTTATTGAGCAACTGATCGAAGGTGATGAGCTTTATACGAAAGTGAATAGGAATGTCCCCCCGGAGGATTGTGAAGGCTGGACGATCGTACTGATGGAAAGGGCAAGTCGATTTATCTGGGCGCTTCAGTGCGGGAAAAAGGATCGCAGCCTATTTTCATATGCCATACAAATACTTAGAGATGTCATCCTGCGTACTGGCGATGTCACTCTAGTCACCGACGGGGAACGTCGGTATGGCAATCTCCTGTTTGAAATTTGCCACGAAGTATTGCGAACCGGAAAACGCGGCCGCCCACCGAAAGTGCTTCGTCGCGGTGTGAAGGTGCGCCTTAAGAATAAAGGGAAAGGAACTGATAGAACGGGGCACTCGCGTCCCAAATACGAAACCCCTCATCCGGAGCATCCAGAAACCGATCAAGATGTGACGCCAGCCGATATTCATGCTAATCATTTGGAAGCATCGAACGCTTCATTTCGGCGAAAGAATTCTGCTTATCGCCGCCGAACGAATACGTACGCGAAGAGCATTTCTGGTTTGCAAAGAACATTGGATATGTTGTGGATTGTCCATAACTTTATTCGCAGCCACTTCACGACAAAACAGGTTCCTGCGGTGGCTCTGGGGATTCTCCAGCAGGGACTCTCGTGGGATGAGGTCCTTAGAGTTCGACAGCCCAGGTTATAA
- the rnr gene encoding ribonuclease R, translating into MTRRKTTDNQTEGQAADPQAVPPDSAPTAPSPPKKPRRKPAAKATQEAPRADTLPIEAPGVAATAPKRAPRSTPKPAAKGTRETGARDKDPNRQREAKKYENPIPSREFILDTLTAHGAPLAFAEIAATLELTTEPDLTALERRLGAMVRDGQLLRNRKDAFCIVNHKDLIAGRVIGHPDGFGFVRPDDGGDDLYLYPKDMKTLFHGDRVVVRVSGRDRRGRLEGSLVETLERNTRTVVGRLYQESGVGFVAPDNKRLSHDVIIPSDRLGGATHGQIVVAEITDQPTGRTQPIGRVREVLGDHMAPGMETDIAIRAHDLPVAWPPEVAAEVAGLTPEVPESAKAGRTDLRKLALVTIDGADARDFDDAVYCERKPKGWKLLVSIADVSSYVVPGTALDTEALERGNSVYFPDRVIPMLPEVLSNGLCSLNPDVDRLCMTAELYIDAEGKVTRTRFFQAVMRSKARLTYDQVAAMIVDRDPALCEQHKAVLPHLQDLHALYLVLHAARVERGAIDFDSTETKFEFNEQGRISAVVPVVRNDAHRLIEECMLAANVAAARHFERKKIPAIYRIHDLPSQEKLSDLREFLGQLALKLPGGDKPVAADYAQLLREVKDRPDRALIQTVLLRSMQQAMYSAENVGHFGLAFPAYTHFTSPIRRYPDLIVHRIIKHLLADGTAADLDYSKSDLQQIGEHCSGTERRADEATRDANDWLKCEFMQDKLGEQFDGTITSVTSFGIFVQLDAIHIDGLVHITALDNDYYHFDPIGHRLQGERSGNVYRLGDRLRIQVAAVNLDDRKIDFVLAPGEAPAEGGKPDAKRRRRKA; encoded by the coding sequence GTGACCAGACGCAAAACTACCGACAACCAGACCGAAGGCCAGGCCGCGGATCCGCAGGCCGTCCCCCCAGATTCCGCGCCGACCGCCCCGTCGCCGCCTAAGAAGCCCCGCCGCAAGCCCGCAGCCAAGGCGACCCAAGAGGCCCCCCGGGCGGATACCCTGCCCATTGAGGCGCCCGGCGTCGCCGCAACTGCGCCAAAGCGCGCCCCCAGGTCCACCCCCAAGCCCGCCGCCAAGGGCACGCGGGAGACCGGCGCCCGGGACAAGGACCCCAACCGCCAGCGCGAGGCGAAGAAATACGAGAACCCCATCCCGAGCCGGGAGTTCATCCTCGACACCCTGACCGCCCACGGCGCCCCGCTCGCCTTCGCCGAGATCGCGGCGACCCTGGAACTGACCACCGAGCCCGACCTCACCGCCCTGGAGCGACGCTTGGGCGCCATGGTTCGGGACGGGCAACTCCTGCGCAACCGCAAGGACGCCTTCTGCATCGTCAACCACAAGGACCTGATCGCCGGGCGGGTGATCGGTCACCCCGACGGCTTCGGCTTCGTGCGGCCGGACGACGGCGGCGACGACCTCTATCTCTACCCCAAGGACATGAAGACGCTGTTCCATGGGGACCGTGTGGTGGTACGGGTCAGCGGGCGCGACCGCCGCGGGCGCCTGGAGGGGTCGCTGGTGGAGACGCTGGAGCGCAACACCCGCACCGTGGTGGGCCGCCTCTATCAGGAGAGCGGCGTCGGCTTCGTGGCGCCGGACAACAAGCGCCTCTCCCACGACGTCATCATCCCCAGTGACCGCCTGGGCGGCGCCACCCACGGCCAGATCGTGGTGGCCGAGATCACCGACCAGCCGACCGGCCGCACCCAGCCCATCGGCCGGGTCCGCGAGGTCCTGGGCGACCACATGGCCCCGGGGATGGAGACCGACATCGCCATCCGCGCCCACGACCTGCCGGTCGCGTGGCCCCCGGAAGTCGCAGCCGAGGTCGCCGGGCTCACCCCGGAGGTACCCGAGTCCGCCAAGGCGGGCCGCACGGACCTGCGCAAGCTCGCGCTCGTCACCATCGACGGGGCCGACGCCCGCGACTTCGACGACGCCGTCTATTGCGAGCGCAAGCCCAAGGGCTGGAAGCTCCTGGTCTCCATCGCCGATGTCTCCTCCTATGTGGTCCCCGGCACCGCGCTCGACACCGAGGCCCTGGAGCGCGGTAACTCGGTCTATTTCCCGGACCGGGTCATCCCCATGCTGCCGGAGGTCCTGTCCAACGGACTGTGCTCACTGAACCCGGACGTGGACCGGCTCTGCATGACCGCGGAACTCTATATCGACGCCGAGGGCAAAGTCACCCGCACCCGCTTCTTCCAGGCGGTGATGCGCTCCAAGGCGCGCCTGACCTATGACCAGGTGGCGGCTATGATCGTGGACCGGGACCCGGCCCTGTGCGAGCAGCATAAAGCGGTGCTGCCCCACCTCCAGGACCTGCACGCACTCTATCTGGTGCTGCACGCCGCCCGGGTGGAGCGCGGGGCCATCGACTTCGACAGCACCGAAACCAAGTTCGAGTTCAACGAGCAGGGCCGCATCAGCGCCGTGGTCCCGGTGGTACGCAACGACGCCCACCGCCTGATCGAGGAGTGCATGTTGGCCGCCAACGTGGCGGCGGCACGGCACTTCGAGCGCAAGAAGATCCCGGCCATCTATCGCATCCACGACCTGCCGAGCCAGGAGAAGTTGAGCGACCTGCGCGAATTCCTGGGCCAACTCGCGCTCAAGCTCCCGGGCGGGGACAAGCCGGTCGCGGCCGACTATGCCCAATTGCTGCGCGAGGTCAAAGACAGGCCCGACCGCGCCCTGATCCAGACGGTGCTCCTGCGCTCCATGCAGCAGGCCATGTACAGCGCCGAGAACGTGGGTCACTTCGGCCTCGCCTTCCCCGCCTACACCCACTTCACCTCCCCCATCCGCCGCTACCCGGATCTGATCGTCCATCGCATCATCAAGCACCTGCTGGCGGACGGCACCGCGGCGGATCTCGACTATTCCAAGTCCGACCTGCAGCAGATCGGCGAGCACTGCTCCGGCACCGAGCGGCGCGCCGACGAGGCGACCCGCGACGCCAACGACTGGCTCAAATGCGAGTTCATGCAGGACAAGCTCGGCGAGCAATTCGACGGCACCATCACCAGCGTCACCTCCTTCGGCATCTTCGTGCAGCTCGACGCCATCCACATCGACGGCCTGGTCCACATCACCGCGCTCGACAACGACTACTACCACTTCGACCCCATCGGCCACCGCCTCCAGGGCGAGCGCAGCGGCAATGTCTACCGCCTGGGCGACCGGCTGCGCATCCAGGTGGCCGCGGTCAATCTGGACGATCGCAAGATCGACTTCGTGCTGGCGCCGGGCGAGGCACCGGCCGAGGGCGGCAAGCCGGACGCGAAGCGGCGGCGGCGCAAGGCCTGA
- a CDS encoding diguanylate cyclase: MDDAVDLDDGRGLDDGVGPAEAAIATRAQALRAALAAGMPVDWPAEYRLLLERHGRLAARLDKVLAIADRYQASSRDLIERLEAVNGQFRQLRELGLPVCRYCGRIHLDDHYQSRVGEFLKHHADLGLARGVCAGCLEERYGGRVRAPLPTPAGPRPVGAPVSDSALNRVHATLSDPAHAGSPLAAPLADLAERYEKLLRRLNKLVLISDRFQEQLQDSNLRLEHLASTDVLTGLTSRQAMKTWLEVEVRRARIEHRPLALLSLDVDHFKHVNDTYGHETGDAVLATVAAAIQRDRRRGDGAGRWGGEEFVVLLPDCPYEGALPIAEKLRASIAEQWVIVGERAISVTVSIGVAGFTPDDTVDDLLRRADQAMYAAKHGGRNRVMGTGCDQN; this comes from the coding sequence GTGGATGACGCGGTCGACCTTGATGACGGCCGCGGGCTCGACGACGGTGTGGGCCCCGCCGAGGCGGCGATCGCCACCCGCGCCCAGGCCCTGCGGGCCGCCCTGGCGGCCGGGATGCCGGTCGACTGGCCGGCCGAATATCGCCTGTTGCTGGAGCGCCATGGGCGGCTCGCCGCGCGTCTGGACAAGGTGCTGGCGATTGCGGACCGCTATCAGGCGTCAAGCCGCGACCTGATCGAACGCCTGGAGGCGGTCAATGGGCAGTTTCGCCAGTTGCGCGAGTTGGGGCTGCCGGTGTGCCGCTATTGCGGCCGGATTCACCTGGACGACCACTACCAGTCCCGGGTCGGGGAGTTCCTGAAGCACCATGCTGACCTGGGGCTCGCCCGCGGGGTCTGCGCGGGCTGTCTCGAGGAGCGTTACGGCGGACGGGTCCGGGCGCCGCTGCCGACGCCCGCCGGGCCGCGCCCGGTCGGCGCGCCGGTATCCGACAGCGCGCTCAACCGGGTGCACGCGACCCTGTCCGACCCGGCGCACGCGGGCTCGCCGCTGGCCGCGCCGCTGGCGGACCTGGCGGAGCGCTATGAGAAGCTCCTGCGCCGGCTGAACAAGTTGGTCCTCATCAGCGACCGCTTTCAGGAGCAACTCCAGGACAGCAACCTGCGCCTGGAGCATCTGGCGAGCACCGATGTATTGACTGGTCTCACCAGCCGGCAGGCCATGAAGACCTGGCTGGAGGTGGAGGTCCGGCGGGCCCGGATCGAACACCGCCCGCTCGCCTTACTGTCCCTGGACGTCGACCACTTCAAGCACGTCAACGACACCTACGGCCACGAAACCGGTGATGCGGTGTTGGCGACGGTCGCCGCCGCGATCCAACGCGACCGGCGCCGCGGCGATGGGGCCGGACGCTGGGGCGGCGAGGAGTTCGTGGTATTGCTGCCCGACTGCCCCTATGAGGGCGCGCTGCCGATCGCCGAGAAGCTGCGCGCGAGCATCGCCGAACAGTGGGTCATCGTCGGCGAGCGGGCGATTTCAGTCACGGTCAGCATCGGCGTGGCCGGCTTCACCCCGGACGACACCGTGGACGACCTGCTGCGCCGTGCCGATCAGGCGATGTACGCGGCCAAGCATGGGGGGCGCAACCGGGTGATGGGCACGGGGTGCGATCAGAACTGA
- a CDS encoding DUF1987 domain-containing protein, which translates to MESLDLPQTRTTPRVSFALQTRTLTLQGESYPENSFQFFEPILAWVDGYLGERREAITIAVNMPYMNSSSTKCMLDLLDRFEDAWRHGQPVLMHWYYDPDNGRALELAEEFREEVSFPFETVPARG; encoded by the coding sequence ATGGAATCACTCGACCTGCCGCAGACCCGCACGACCCCGCGCGTGTCTTTTGCCCTGCAGACCCGTACCCTGACCCTGCAGGGCGAATCCTATCCGGAAAACTCATTCCAGTTTTTCGAGCCGATTCTGGCCTGGGTGGACGGCTATCTCGGCGAGCGCCGGGAGGCCATCACCATCGCGGTGAATATGCCCTATATGAACAGCAGCAGCACCAAGTGCATGCTCGACCTGCTCGACCGCTTCGAGGACGCCTGGCGCCACGGCCAGCCGGTCCTGATGCACTGGTATTACGACCCGGACAATGGCCGGGCACTGGAACTCGCGGAGGAATTCAGGGAGGAGGTCAGCTTCCCGTTCGAGACGGTCCCTGCCCGTGGATGA
- a CDS encoding SiaB family protein kinase, with protein sequence MPTIDLFELRNNFALHDVLICFNGPFSHGLIEEFGVAVRQHLAQRAAEHSALLDVFAVYVELAQNVRNYIAAKGFTPGQPHNPDCAIIAILWDGERFAVGAGNVVARADAAGLAGRIAELNGLDKETLRRRFKEQLRAPHQPGSRGAGLGLLDIARRAAMPILLARTPLTDEWEFVSLLVRI encoded by the coding sequence ATGCCCACCATCGATCTGTTTGAACTGCGCAACAACTTCGCGCTGCACGACGTGCTCATCTGCTTCAATGGGCCCTTCTCGCATGGCCTGATCGAGGAATTCGGCGTGGCCGTGCGCCAACACCTGGCGCAGCGGGCGGCGGAGCATTCGGCCCTGCTCGATGTCTTCGCGGTCTATGTGGAGTTGGCCCAGAACGTCCGCAACTATATCGCCGCCAAGGGCTTCACCCCGGGTCAGCCGCATAACCCGGACTGCGCCATCATCGCCATCCTGTGGGACGGCGAGCGCTTCGCCGTGGGGGCCGGCAATGTGGTCGCACGCGCGGATGCGGCCGGGCTCGCCGGGCGCATCGCTGAATTGAATGGGCTGGATAAGGAGACCCTGCGCCGCCGCTTCAAGGAGCAACTGCGTGCGCCGCACCAACCGGGCAGCCGCGGCGCCGGCCTCGGCCTGCTGGACATCGCCCGCCGGGCCGCAATGCCGATACTGCTGGCACGCACCCCGCTCACCGATGAGTGGGAATTCGTCAGCCTCCTCGTGCGTATCTGA
- a CDS encoding SpoIIE family protein phosphatase — translation MVTVAEHHLDQLTATLSRILRGEKPPPMVLPADYPQDEFNQFVGYFNRLVIEYDDFADFMYSMARGELDRAPPAGKMRVLQSFKSLQANLRHLTWKTQQIAAGDLSQRVDFMGDFSTAFNEMTRQLQQAFADLRQEKERSEQLLRDLTDSIAYAQRIQAALLPPPGALNDYLADSFSLWLPRDIVGGDIYCLETCPEGGLVALLDCTGHGVPGALMSMLAVTALRRLIRDEHCYAPALLLQRLNESIRTTLRQDTAAAPSDDGLDAAICLIQPDQGRLVFAGAHLPLYIVADGQLAELRGDRASLGYKRSKPDQRFASHSVALQPRQSFYLCSDGLLDQPGGPRGLPFGRDGLRQVLERHWHAPCIDQRDALRNQLLAHAGAHAPRDDVTVLGWQVAGAHGQAPAPLP, via the coding sequence ATGGTCACCGTTGCCGAACATCACCTGGATCAGTTGACCGCAACGCTGTCGCGGATCCTGCGCGGTGAAAAGCCGCCGCCCATGGTCTTGCCCGCAGATTATCCGCAGGACGAGTTCAATCAGTTTGTGGGCTATTTCAACCGCCTCGTCATCGAGTATGACGACTTTGCCGACTTCATGTATTCGATGGCCCGCGGCGAGTTGGACCGCGCGCCCCCGGCGGGTAAGATGCGGGTGCTGCAATCCTTCAAGAGCCTCCAGGCCAACCTGCGCCATCTGACCTGGAAGACGCAGCAGATCGCCGCCGGGGACCTTTCCCAACGGGTCGATTTCATGGGTGATTTTTCGACCGCCTTCAATGAGATGACGCGCCAGTTGCAGCAGGCGTTCGCGGACCTGCGGCAGGAAAAGGAGCGCTCCGAGCAACTGCTGCGCGACCTGACCGACAGCATCGCCTATGCCCAACGCATCCAGGCCGCCCTGTTACCCCCGCCCGGGGCCCTGAATGACTATCTGGCCGATTCCTTCAGTCTGTGGTTGCCGCGCGATATCGTGGGCGGTGACATCTATTGTCTGGAGACCTGTCCCGAGGGCGGCCTGGTCGCACTCCTGGACTGCACCGGGCATGGGGTGCCGGGCGCCCTGATGTCGATGCTGGCGGTCACCGCGCTGCGGCGGCTCATCCGGGATGAACACTGCTATGCACCCGCGCTCTTATTGCAGCGGCTCAATGAGTCGATCCGCACCACGCTGCGTCAGGATACCGCCGCCGCCCCCTCGGACGACGGACTGGACGCGGCCATCTGTCTGATTCAGCCGGACCAGGGGCGGCTGGTCTTTGCCGGTGCCCATTTGCCGCTCTATATCGTTGCCGATGGGCAACTGGCGGAGCTGCGCGGTGATCGCGCGAGCCTGGGCTATAAGCGCTCCAAGCCGGACCAGCGCTTTGCCAGTCACAGTGTGGCGCTGCAACCACGCCAATCATTTTACCTGTGCAGCGACGGACTGCTGGACCAACCGGGCGGCCCGCGCGGCTTGCCCTTCGGGCGCGACGGGCTCAGGCAGGTGCTGGAGCGGCATTGGCACGCGCCCTGCATCGATCAGCGCGACGCGCTCCGGAATCAATTGCTGGCCCATGCCGGGGCGCACGCGCCCCGGGATGACGTGACCGTGCTGGGTTGGCAGGTGGCCGGCGCGCACGGCCAAGCCCCCGCCCCCTTGCCCTAG